From a region of the Rhipicephalus microplus isolate Deutch F79 chromosome X, USDA_Rmic, whole genome shotgun sequence genome:
- the LOC119188044 gene encoding LOW QUALITY PROTEIN: spastin (The sequence of the model RefSeq protein was modified relative to this genomic sequence to represent the inferred CDS: deleted 1 base in 1 codon), which yields MDNSVALSHISLHDSSGAEKTTSRLSSLRTIGAYPMSVVFRVLRMLRTGMFTVLVFVFSGGRCAHVEERPNDPLPASNGRPDTMAVPNVEPYPISGMTCTSHPATTSRPGLATKAVASRAQTRAAGRGLREGSFRGNSDEKRTPTLKGVDSRLAQVILNEIVYGGPEVLFSDIAGQELAKQALTETVLLPVEQPQLFTGLRAPPKGVLLFGPPGSGKAMLAKAVAHASRSTLLHVRAPSLISKGVAEGEQLVHVLFSVARAVQPSIIFVDEVHCLLSEKKNSEHEAVWRMRKMFFAEFDGLDPEGDERIFVIVATDRPQALDDTALRRFTKRLYVKLPDEHARLVLIQQLLKNQNSRLPIEKLKYLAKVTSGYSVGDLAALAKDAALGSIRELTHEQQRGLSRKKMRAINLEDFMQPLEKIHCSVSPDSLDLYEKWNQEFGDISI from the exons ATGGATAACAGCGTCGCTCTGTCACATATCTCGCTCCACGACTCTTCCGGTGCCGAGAAAACGACCTCCCGACTGAGCTCGCTCAGAACCATCGGCGCCTACCCCATGTCCGTGGTTTTCCGTGTGCTGCGCATGCTCCGCACCGGGATGTTCACAGTGTTGGTGTTCGTTTTCAGCGGTGGCCGCTGCGCTCACGTCGAAGAGCGCCCAAACGATCCTCTACCGGCGTCTAACGGCAGGCCAGACACCATGGCGGTGCCGAATGTGGAGCCTTACCCAATATCTGGTATGACATGCACCAGTCACCCGGCAACGACATCGCGTCCCGGATTGGCGACGAAGGCAGTCGCTTCACGAGCCCAGACACGAGCAGCAGGACGCGGTTTGCGAGAAGGATCCTTCCGCGGCAACAGCGACGAAAAAAGGACGCCGACACTCAAGGGTGTTGACTCGCGGCTTGCCCAGGTGATCCTCAACGAGATCGTGTACGGTGGGCCCGAGGTGCTGTTCAGTGACATTGCCGGCCAAGAACTGGCCAAGCAGGCGCTCACCGAGACGGTTCTACTGCCCGTAGAACAACCGCAACTGTTCACAGGATTGCGGGCCCCGCCGAaaggtgtgctgctttttgggcCGCCCGGCAGTGGAAAGGCGATGCTGGCCAAAGCAGTGGCCCACGCGTCGCGCTCCACATTGCTGCACGTCCGCGCACCTTCATTGATTTCAAAAGGTGTTGCTGAAGGCGAACAACTAGTGCACGTCCTTTTTTCAGTTGCACGAGCCGTGCAACCGAGCATCATCTTCGTCGATGAGGTGCACTGCCTGctcagcgaaaagaaaaacagCGAGCATGAGGCAGTGTGGAGGATGAGGAAAATGTTTTTCGCTGAGTTTGATGGGCTCGACCCTGAAGGTGACGAGCGAATTTTTGTTATAGTTGCCACCGATCGACCGCAAGCTCTAGACGATACCGCACTCAGGCGATTCACGAAGCGGTTGTATGTGAAGCTGCCAGACGAGCACGCACGGCTGGTGCTTATACAACAGCTCCTGAAGAACCAGAACAGCCGACTGCCCATTGAGAAACTGAAGTACCTGGCAAAAGTGACAAGTGGCTACTCGGTGGGCGATCTGGCAGCTTTAGCCAAAGACGCAGCTCTGGGCTCCATAAGAGAGCTCACTCATGAGCAACAACGA GGATTGAGCCGGAAAAAAATGCGTGCAATCAACCTCGAAGATTTTATGCAGCCACTGGAGAAGATACACTGCAGCGTGTCACCAGATAGCCTAGATTTGTACGAAAAGTGGAACCAAGAGTTTGGCGATATCTCCATTTGA